A segment of the Collimonas fungivorans genome:
CCCCCATGCAATCCAAAGGAGACTGAAATGACTTTACGCCTTGGCGACGTCGCCCCCGATTTTGAGCAGGATTCTTCGCTCGGCAAGATCAACTTCTATGACTGGGCCGGCTCTTCATGGGTGGTGTTGTTTTCGCATCCGGCCGACTTCACGCCGGTCTGCACTACCGAACTCGGCCTGACTTCCAAGCTGAAATCGCAGTTTGAACAGCGCGGCGTCAAGGTGATCGCACTGTCTGTCGACCCTGCCGACAAGCATCAGGAATGGATCAAGGATATCAACGAAACGCAGAACACCGTAGTTGGTTTCCCCATCATCGCCGATGCCGACCGCAAGGTGTCCGAACTGTATGACCTGATCCATCCGAACGCCAGCGCAACGGCGACCGTGCGTTCGCTGTTCGTGATCGACCCGGCAAAGAAAGTACGCCTGATCATCACCTATCCGGCCAGCACAGGGCGCAATTTCGAC
Coding sequences within it:
- a CDS encoding peroxiredoxin, with translation MTLRLGDVAPDFEQDSSLGKINFYDWAGSSWVVLFSHPADFTPVCTTELGLTSKLKSQFEQRGVKVIALSVDPADKHQEWIKDINETQNTVVGFPIIADADRKVSELYDLIHPNASATATVRSLFVIDPAKKVRLIITYPASTGRNFDEILRVIDSLQLTDNYSVATPGNWKDGEDVVIVPSLQDPEVLKQKFPKGYKAIRPYLRLTPQPNRD